A genomic stretch from Malus domestica chromosome 15, GDT2T_hap1 includes:
- the LOC103432191 gene encoding disease resistance protein RPV1-like isoform X1 — MASKGKGIAAGGGFSGGKRKHDDKSGGGRKKSNPGVLRFFEDVADEADDGDESDFDDDRLYSIAAMSNEQQNPSSSSNRCTYDAFLSFRGADTRKGFTDHLYNALKLAGIHTFRDDDEIERGENIAQELQTAIQESQVSIIVFSKDYASSRWCLNELAIIMERKRTDGHMVIPVFYYVEPSDVRKQTGSFAESFTRHQEQFKDEIDKVEEWRRALRDVADLGGMVLKDRYESQFIQEIVEAVGKKLDYMTNWRLRVEPYVIGRDYHVKRLNMWLEDGSNDVGVAVIHAMGGIGKTTIAKIAYNQNFNKFEASSFLSDIRETSGQANGFVRLQRRLLSDIQKRKMEKIDGPEGLVKIKRVVRCKRVLIVLDDVENSEQFNAILGMRDWFYPGSKIIITTRHEHLLKAHEVVRFKVEGLHEDESLKLFSWHAFGQPRPQEGYMELSRPIVEHCGGVPLALKVLGSSLFGKTADIWENAIHNLDEFTEGKIRKILCISFDSLQDHDKRLFLNIACFFVGKNKDFTTTILDECDFATKVGLQRLVDRCLVEINVYNKLTMHQLLQDMGRAIIREESPEDPGKRTRLWHKDAINVLRKLTGTRSIKGLMLNFPSTDSSPVLNEEGFETKAFTEMLNLELLLLDNVKLSGSYEDFPKNLILLSWRGFSLKSIPANFCLRNLVVLDLRKSSLQHVWRGTKNLKRLKILNLSHSHGLRTTSDLSMLTNLEKLILKDCINLVDVDESIGNLGKLVFLNLKDCKSLTKLPKRMIMLRSLEELNLSGCSKLVLHDSATVIHLHAISRDMNRPRLLSTLSWTPIGAWRMWAWPGKTLQSTSFSLASLPRFLGSLNLSDCNLSEVPNDLCTLSSLKHLNLNSNPILCLPQNMKSLIMLETLSLEDCTNLEMLPELPARLESLVPHGCKSLKRLTNLPNLFKLDLNFGCCPLLIEVESLLNKKTLMLFNMESIASTDDEMLDNLTDTTRKVPVQVFFHGRTYSIFLHASKIPDGFDFTTHKPVLSFIPPSHPNGKSLNVAVLYAKNEHQIKASGLNMIHVQVFHEMGGSTGSTHSVLTVGLPTENGDVLWLCHMQFQSKERECVRVSVEMSDFYRVKELGIQLLYAQNDVVAGHVSLSASPYGYRMGPLSYYGRLPRTCFIEKVDS; from the exons ATGGCGTCGAAGGGTAAGGGGATCGCCGCAGGAGGTGGATTCTCCGGCGGGAAGCGTAAGCACGATGACAAGTCCGGTGGTGGCCGGAAGAAGAGCAACCCCGGCGTCCTTAGATTCTTCGAAGACGTCGCTGACGAAGCCGACGACGGCGACGAGAGTGACTTCGATGATG ATAGACTCTATTCAATAGCTGCAATGAGCAACGAGCAGCAGAATCCTTCTTCGTCTTCTAACCGGTGCACATATGATGCATTCTTGAGTTTCAGAGGCGCAGATACACGCAAGGGCTTTACAGATCACCTCTACAATGCTTTGAAGTTAGCAGGAATCCACACTTTTAGGGatgatgatgaaattgagagagGAGAAAACATTGCACAGGAGCTACAGACAGCAATACAAGAGTCACAAGTATCAATCATTGTTTTCTCCAAGGACTACGCCTCTTCCAGGTGGTGCCTGAATGAACTTGCTATCATCATGGAACGTAAAAGAACAGATGGACACATGGTTATCCCAGTTTTCTATTATGTGGAACCATCAGATGTCAGGAAGCAGACGGGCAGTTTTGCAGAATCATTTACTAGACATCAAGAACAATTCAAGGACGAGATAGACAAGGTGGAGGAGTGGAGGCGAGCTCTTAGAGATGTTGCAGACTTGGGAGGGATGGTTTTAAAAGACCG GTACGAGTCGCAGTTTATCCAAGAAATTGTTGAAGCTGTTGGAAAAAAACTGGACTACATGACAAATTGGAGACTAAGAGTTGAGCCCTATGTGATTGGAAGAGATTATCATGTGAAAAGACTAAACATGTGGCTGGAAGATGGATCAAATGATGTTGGAGTAGCTGTCATCCATGCAATGGGTGGAATAGGCAAGACCACCATTGCTAAAATTGCTTATAACCAGAACTTCAATAAATTTGAAGCTAGCAGCTTTCTTTCAGATATTAGGGAAACTTCCGGACAAGCCAATGGTTTTGTTCGCTTGCAAAGGAGACTTCTTTCAGATATCCAAAAGAGGAAAATGGAAAAAATAGACGGGCCTGAAGGTCTAGTAAAGATCAAACGGGTTGTACGTTGCAAAAGAGTTCTTATTGTTCTTGATGATGTGGAGAACTCGGAGCAGTTCAATGCAATTCTTGGAATGCGAGACTGGTTCTATCCTGGaagtaaaattataataacaacTAGGCATGAACATTTGTTAAAGGCTCATGAAGTTGTAAGGTTTAAGGTTGAAGGATTGCATGAGGATGAATCACTTAAGCTTTTCAGTTGGCACGCCTTTGGACAACCCCGTCCTCAAGAAGGTTACATGGAGCTTTCAAGACCCATAGTAGAACATTGTGGAGGGGTTCCATTAGCTCTTAAAGTTCTGGGATCTTCTCTATTTGGAAAAACAGCAGATATATGGGAAAATGCAATACACAACTTAGACGAGTTTACTGAGGGAAAAATTCGAAAGATTCTTTGCATAAGTTTTGATTCTTTACAAGATCATGATAAACGTTTATTCCTCAATATAGCCTGTTTCTTCGTGGGAAAGAACAAGGATTTTACAACTACAATCCTTGACGAATGTGATTTTGCCACAAAGGTTGGACTTCAACGTCTGGTTGATAGATGTCTTGTGGAAATTAATGTCTACAACAAGTTAACCATGCATCAATTGCTTCAAGACATGGGAAGGGCAATAATTCGCGAAGAATCACCTGAGGACCCTGGAAAACGCACTAGACTGTGGCATAAAGATGCAATTAACGTTTTGAGAAAATTAACG GGTACGAGAAGTATCAAGGGCCTCATGCTCAACTTTCCCTCAACAGATTCATCCCCAGTATTAAATGAGGAAGGTTTCGAAACAAAGGCATTTACAGAGATGCTCAATCTTGAACTACTTCTGCTTGATAATGTAAAGTTGAGTGGAAGCTATGAAGATTTTCCAAAAAATTTAATATTGCTGTCTTGGCGAGGATTCTCTTTAAAATCAATACCAGCCAATTTTTGTTTGCGAAATCTAGTTGTTCTTGACTTACGGAAGAGCAGTCTGCAACATGTTTGGAGAGGAACCAAG AATCTTAAAAGATTGAAAATTCTTAATCTCAGTCATTCACATGGCCTTAGGACAACCTCTGATTTGTCCATGCTCACTAACCTTGAGAAACTAATTCTTAAGGATTGCATTAATTTGGTTGATGTTGATGAATCCATTGGAAACTTGGGGAAACTTGTTTTCTTGAATCTAAAAGACTGCAAAAGCCTTACGAAGCTTCCAAAAAGAATGATCATGTTGAGGTCTCTTGAGGAACTTAATCTTAGCGGTTGCTCAAAGCTTGTGCTTCATGACAGTGCCACAGTTATTCATTTACACGCAATATCTAGGGATATGAATAGACCTAGACTGTTGTCAACTTTATCATGGACACCAATCGGGGCTTGGAGGATGTGGGCATGGCCGGGAAAGACTCTTCAATCAACCAGTTTCTCACTGGCAAGTTTACCACGTTTTTTGGGAAGCTTAAATCTGTCTGATTGCAATCTGTCAGAGGTTCCCAATGATCTGTGTACACTATCTTCGTTGAAGCATTTGAATCTAAATAGTAACCCAATTTTGTGCCTACCACAAAACATGAAGAGTCTTATTATGCTTGAGACTCTTTCGTTAGAAGATTGCACAAACCTCGAAATGCTTCCAGAGCTCCCAGCAAGGTTGGAATCGTTGGTACCACATGGTTGTaaatcattgaaaagattaacaAATTTACCGAACTTGTTtaaattggatttgaattttggtTGTTGCCCTCTGTTAATTGAAGTTGAAAGCTTGTTGAATAAAAAAACGTTGATGTTGTTCAATATGGAATCCATAGCAAGCACTGATGACGAAATGCTCGACAACTTGACCGATACAACCAGGAAGGTTCCTGTCCAG GTATTCTTTCACGGTCGCACATATAGCATTTTCCTTCATGCAAGCAAGATTCCAGATGGATTTGACTTCACAACACATAAACCTGTGCTGTCATTTATTCCACCTTCACATCCTAATGGCAAAAGCTTGAATGTAGCTGTTTTATATGCCAAAAATGAACATCAGATTAAAGCCAGTGGACTAAATATGATTCACGTTCAAGTTTTTCATGAGATGGGGGGGAGTACTGGGTCGACCCATTCGGTACTCACAGTAGGTTTGCCAACTGAGAATGGAGATGTGTTGTGGCTTTGCCATATGCAATTTCAAAGCAAGGAAAGGGAATGTGTACGTGTTTCGGTGGAGATGAGTGATTTTTACCGGGTGAAGGAGTTGGGAATCCAGCTTTTGTACGCGCAGAATGATGTTGTTGCTGGACATGTGTCACTGTCAGCATCACCGTACGGCTACAGAATGGGGCCATTAAGTTACTATGGCCGCCTTCCTCGAACTTGTTTCATTGAGAAAGTAGATTCATGA
- the LOC103432191 gene encoding disease resistance protein RPV1-like isoform X2 — translation MERKRTDGHMVIPVFYYVEPSDVRKQTGSFAESFTRHQEQFKDEIDKVEEWRRALRDVADLGGMVLKDRYESQFIQEIVEAVGKKLDYMTNWRLRVEPYVIGRDYHVKRLNMWLEDGSNDVGVAVIHAMGGIGKTTIAKIAYNQNFNKFEASSFLSDIRETSGQANGFVRLQRRLLSDIQKRKMEKIDGPEGLVKIKRVVRCKRVLIVLDDVENSEQFNAILGMRDWFYPGSKIIITTRHEHLLKAHEVVRFKVEGLHEDESLKLFSWHAFGQPRPQEGYMELSRPIVEHCGGVPLALKVLGSSLFGKTADIWENAIHNLDEFTEGKIRKILCISFDSLQDHDKRLFLNIACFFVGKNKDFTTTILDECDFATKVGLQRLVDRCLVEINVYNKLTMHQLLQDMGRAIIREESPEDPGKRTRLWHKDAINVLRKLTGTRSIKGLMLNFPSTDSSPVLNEEGFETKAFTEMLNLELLLLDNVKLSGSYEDFPKNLILLSWRGFSLKSIPANFCLRNLVVLDLRKSSLQHVWRGTKNLKRLKILNLSHSHGLRTTSDLSMLTNLEKLILKDCINLVDVDESIGNLGKLVFLNLKDCKSLTKLPKRMIMLRSLEELNLSGCSKLVLHDSATVIHLHAISRDMNRPRLLSTLSWTPIGAWRMWAWPGKTLQSTSFSLASLPRFLGSLNLSDCNLSEVPNDLCTLSSLKHLNLNSNPILCLPQNMKSLIMLETLSLEDCTNLEMLPELPARLESLVPHGCKSLKRLTNLPNLFKLDLNFGCCPLLIEVESLLNKKTLMLFNMESIASTDDEMLDNLTDTTRKVPVQVFFHGRTYSIFLHASKIPDGFDFTTHKPVLSFIPPSHPNGKSLNVAVLYAKNEHQIKASGLNMIHVQVFHEMGGSTGSTHSVLTVGLPTENGDVLWLCHMQFQSKERECVRVSVEMSDFYRVKELGIQLLYAQNDVVAGHVSLSASPYGYRMGPLSYYGRLPRTCFIEKVDS, via the exons ATGGAACGTAAAAGAACAGATGGACACATGGTTATCCCAGTTTTCTATTATGTGGAACCATCAGATGTCAGGAAGCAGACGGGCAGTTTTGCAGAATCATTTACTAGACATCAAGAACAATTCAAGGACGAGATAGACAAGGTGGAGGAGTGGAGGCGAGCTCTTAGAGATGTTGCAGACTTGGGAGGGATGGTTTTAAAAGACCG GTACGAGTCGCAGTTTATCCAAGAAATTGTTGAAGCTGTTGGAAAAAAACTGGACTACATGACAAATTGGAGACTAAGAGTTGAGCCCTATGTGATTGGAAGAGATTATCATGTGAAAAGACTAAACATGTGGCTGGAAGATGGATCAAATGATGTTGGAGTAGCTGTCATCCATGCAATGGGTGGAATAGGCAAGACCACCATTGCTAAAATTGCTTATAACCAGAACTTCAATAAATTTGAAGCTAGCAGCTTTCTTTCAGATATTAGGGAAACTTCCGGACAAGCCAATGGTTTTGTTCGCTTGCAAAGGAGACTTCTTTCAGATATCCAAAAGAGGAAAATGGAAAAAATAGACGGGCCTGAAGGTCTAGTAAAGATCAAACGGGTTGTACGTTGCAAAAGAGTTCTTATTGTTCTTGATGATGTGGAGAACTCGGAGCAGTTCAATGCAATTCTTGGAATGCGAGACTGGTTCTATCCTGGaagtaaaattataataacaacTAGGCATGAACATTTGTTAAAGGCTCATGAAGTTGTAAGGTTTAAGGTTGAAGGATTGCATGAGGATGAATCACTTAAGCTTTTCAGTTGGCACGCCTTTGGACAACCCCGTCCTCAAGAAGGTTACATGGAGCTTTCAAGACCCATAGTAGAACATTGTGGAGGGGTTCCATTAGCTCTTAAAGTTCTGGGATCTTCTCTATTTGGAAAAACAGCAGATATATGGGAAAATGCAATACACAACTTAGACGAGTTTACTGAGGGAAAAATTCGAAAGATTCTTTGCATAAGTTTTGATTCTTTACAAGATCATGATAAACGTTTATTCCTCAATATAGCCTGTTTCTTCGTGGGAAAGAACAAGGATTTTACAACTACAATCCTTGACGAATGTGATTTTGCCACAAAGGTTGGACTTCAACGTCTGGTTGATAGATGTCTTGTGGAAATTAATGTCTACAACAAGTTAACCATGCATCAATTGCTTCAAGACATGGGAAGGGCAATAATTCGCGAAGAATCACCTGAGGACCCTGGAAAACGCACTAGACTGTGGCATAAAGATGCAATTAACGTTTTGAGAAAATTAACG GGTACGAGAAGTATCAAGGGCCTCATGCTCAACTTTCCCTCAACAGATTCATCCCCAGTATTAAATGAGGAAGGTTTCGAAACAAAGGCATTTACAGAGATGCTCAATCTTGAACTACTTCTGCTTGATAATGTAAAGTTGAGTGGAAGCTATGAAGATTTTCCAAAAAATTTAATATTGCTGTCTTGGCGAGGATTCTCTTTAAAATCAATACCAGCCAATTTTTGTTTGCGAAATCTAGTTGTTCTTGACTTACGGAAGAGCAGTCTGCAACATGTTTGGAGAGGAACCAAG AATCTTAAAAGATTGAAAATTCTTAATCTCAGTCATTCACATGGCCTTAGGACAACCTCTGATTTGTCCATGCTCACTAACCTTGAGAAACTAATTCTTAAGGATTGCATTAATTTGGTTGATGTTGATGAATCCATTGGAAACTTGGGGAAACTTGTTTTCTTGAATCTAAAAGACTGCAAAAGCCTTACGAAGCTTCCAAAAAGAATGATCATGTTGAGGTCTCTTGAGGAACTTAATCTTAGCGGTTGCTCAAAGCTTGTGCTTCATGACAGTGCCACAGTTATTCATTTACACGCAATATCTAGGGATATGAATAGACCTAGACTGTTGTCAACTTTATCATGGACACCAATCGGGGCTTGGAGGATGTGGGCATGGCCGGGAAAGACTCTTCAATCAACCAGTTTCTCACTGGCAAGTTTACCACGTTTTTTGGGAAGCTTAAATCTGTCTGATTGCAATCTGTCAGAGGTTCCCAATGATCTGTGTACACTATCTTCGTTGAAGCATTTGAATCTAAATAGTAACCCAATTTTGTGCCTACCACAAAACATGAAGAGTCTTATTATGCTTGAGACTCTTTCGTTAGAAGATTGCACAAACCTCGAAATGCTTCCAGAGCTCCCAGCAAGGTTGGAATCGTTGGTACCACATGGTTGTaaatcattgaaaagattaacaAATTTACCGAACTTGTTtaaattggatttgaattttggtTGTTGCCCTCTGTTAATTGAAGTTGAAAGCTTGTTGAATAAAAAAACGTTGATGTTGTTCAATATGGAATCCATAGCAAGCACTGATGACGAAATGCTCGACAACTTGACCGATACAACCAGGAAGGTTCCTGTCCAG GTATTCTTTCACGGTCGCACATATAGCATTTTCCTTCATGCAAGCAAGATTCCAGATGGATTTGACTTCACAACACATAAACCTGTGCTGTCATTTATTCCACCTTCACATCCTAATGGCAAAAGCTTGAATGTAGCTGTTTTATATGCCAAAAATGAACATCAGATTAAAGCCAGTGGACTAAATATGATTCACGTTCAAGTTTTTCATGAGATGGGGGGGAGTACTGGGTCGACCCATTCGGTACTCACAGTAGGTTTGCCAACTGAGAATGGAGATGTGTTGTGGCTTTGCCATATGCAATTTCAAAGCAAGGAAAGGGAATGTGTACGTGTTTCGGTGGAGATGAGTGATTTTTACCGGGTGAAGGAGTTGGGAATCCAGCTTTTGTACGCGCAGAATGATGTTGTTGCTGGACATGTGTCACTGTCAGCATCACCGTACGGCTACAGAATGGGGCCATTAAGTTACTATGGCCGCCTTCCTCGAACTTGTTTCATTGAGAAAGTAGATTCATGA